The Aquidulcibacter paucihalophilus genome has a window encoding:
- a CDS encoding MBL fold metallo-hydrolase, translating to MADGAVPAEIDQAARDGRGLTYPHPVPPGFGEAITVAPGVLWMRLSLPISLNHINVYAVEDGEGWVLIDTGLNIPDSRDRWDALLAGPLGGRPVTRVICTHMHPDHIGLAGWLCERTGAPLVMTRVEYVTARMLLADTGQPAPEAGAVHYRAAGWDAEQVETYRREFGQFGRAVSPMPTGYVRMREGDRLSIGGQDWRVVVGEGHSPEHACLWREADGVMLGGDQILPRISSNVSVWPTEPNADPLGDWLDSLERMKGILPHDGLILPSHGEPFHGVHTRLDALIRGHEVSLKRLEKTLQTPKRAVDVFGALFARAVGDGVRGMATGEAIAHLNYLLHRGRVTRTRDADGVDWWTMIKRGEAA from the coding sequence TTGGCAGACGGCGCGGTCCCGGCAGAGATCGATCAGGCGGCGCGCGACGGGCGCGGCCTGACCTATCCGCATCCGGTCCCGCCCGGGTTCGGCGAGGCCATCACGGTCGCGCCGGGCGTGCTGTGGATGCGGCTGTCGCTGCCGATCTCGCTGAACCACATCAATGTCTATGCGGTCGAGGACGGCGAGGGCTGGGTCCTGATCGACACCGGGCTGAACATCCCCGATTCGCGCGACCGCTGGGACGCCCTGCTGGCGGGACCGCTGGGCGGACGGCCGGTGACGCGGGTGATCTGTACCCATATGCACCCCGACCATATCGGCCTGGCCGGATGGCTGTGCGAGCGGACGGGCGCGCCGCTGGTGATGACGCGGGTGGAGTATGTGACCGCCCGGATGCTGCTGGCGGACACGGGACAGCCGGCACCGGAAGCGGGCGCGGTCCACTATCGCGCCGCCGGCTGGGATGCCGAACAGGTTGAGACCTACCGCCGCGAGTTCGGCCAGTTCGGCCGGGCCGTCTCGCCCATGCCGACCGGCTATGTGCGGATGCGCGAGGGCGACCGGCTGAGCATCGGCGGGCAGGACTGGCGGGTGGTGGTCGGCGAGGGACACAGTCCGGAGCACGCCTGCCTGTGGCGCGAGGCCGACGGCGTGATGCTGGGCGGGGACCAGATCCTGCCGCGGATATCGTCGAATGTGTCGGTCTGGCCGACCGAGCCGAATGCCGACCCGCTGGGTGACTGGCTGGACTCGCTGGAGCGGATGAAGGGCATCCTGCCGCACGACGGCCTGATCCTGCCCTCGCATGGCGAGCCCTTCCATGGGGTGCACACGCGGCTGGACGCGCTGATCCGGGGGCATGAGGTTTCGCTGAAGCGGCTGGAGAAGACGTTGCAGACGCCGAAGCGGGCGGTGGACGTCTTCGGGGCCCTGTTCGCGCGCGCGGTCGGCGACGGGGTGCGGGGGATGGCCACGGGCGAGGCGATCGCGCATCTGAACTATCTGCTGCATCGCGGCCGCGTCACCCGGACGCGCGATGCCGACGGCGTGGACTGGTGGACAATGATCAAACGGGGAGAGGCCGCGTGA
- a CDS encoding enoyl-CoA hydratase: MSDQIQTELAGGVLTVTLARPEKKNAITQAMYAVLAEATQRARTDDAVRVLVFKGQGDSFSAGNDIADFIALGSQGGGQVTDAPVFHFLKALADLDKPAVAAVRGRAVGIGLTLLLHCDMVVVAEDALLSAPFINLALAPEAASSMLLPAVLGHQRAFEIFALGEPIDGRTAVAWGLANRAVPADQVDAVAAELAGKLAARAPNSIRKTKRLMRDAAQLWALMQREGEAFGSQMSSPEAMEAFMAFSQKRAPDFSKAG; this comes from the coding sequence GTGAGCGACCAAATTCAGACCGAACTGGCGGGCGGCGTCCTGACCGTCACCCTGGCGCGGCCGGAGAAGAAGAACGCCATCACCCAGGCCATGTACGCGGTGCTGGCCGAGGCGACCCAGCGCGCGCGGACGGACGATGCCGTGCGGGTGCTGGTGTTCAAGGGCCAGGGCGACAGCTTCTCGGCGGGCAATGACATCGCCGACTTCATCGCCCTGGGCTCGCAGGGCGGGGGACAGGTCACCGACGCCCCTGTGTTCCATTTCCTCAAGGCCCTGGCCGATCTGGACAAGCCGGCGGTTGCCGCTGTCCGGGGACGGGCGGTCGGCATCGGCCTGACGCTGCTGCTGCATTGCGACATGGTGGTGGTGGCCGAGGACGCCCTGCTGTCGGCCCCCTTCATCAATCTGGCACTGGCCCCGGAGGCGGCGTCCTCGATGTTGCTGCCGGCGGTGCTGGGCCATCAGCGGGCGTTCGAGATTTTCGCCCTCGGCGAGCCCATCGACGGCCGTACGGCGGTCGCCTGGGGGCTGGCCAACCGGGCCGTGCCCGCGGACCAGGTCGATGCCGTGGCGGCGGAGCTGGCGGGCAAACTGGCCGCGCGGGCGCCCAACTCCATCCGCAAGACCAAGCGGCTGATGCGGGACGCCGCGCAGCTGTGGGCCCTGATGCAGCGCGAAGGCGAGGCCTTCGGCAGCCAGATGTCGAGCCCCGAGGCGATGGAGGCCTTCATGGCCTTCAGCCAGAAGCGCGCACCTGATTTCTCGAAAGCCGGTTGA
- a CDS encoding N-acetyltransferase, with the protein MLDAPARPAPQDASWRIEIEASADAAAVEGLVLAAFGPGRFAKTAERLRERARIAAGFVARENGKVIGSVRLWAITVGGEPALFLGPIAVSADSRRAGLGADLVQACVDHAGDVGILLVGDLPYFGRFGFRPAREARLNGPVDQRRVLWRGEGEATGTVLPA; encoded by the coding sequence ATGTTGGACGCCCCCGCCAGACCCGCGCCCCAAGACGCTTCTTGGCGCATAGAGATCGAAGCCTCCGCCGACGCAGCGGCGGTCGAGGGTCTCGTGCTGGCGGCTTTCGGGCCTGGCCGGTTCGCCAAGACGGCGGAGCGGCTGCGCGAGCGGGCGCGGATCGCGGCCGGGTTCGTCGCGCGCGAGAACGGCAAGGTCATCGGCTCGGTGCGGCTGTGGGCGATCACGGTCGGCGGCGAGCCGGCGCTGTTTCTCGGCCCGATAGCGGTGTCGGCGGACAGCCGCCGGGCGGGACTGGGCGCCGATCTGGTGCAGGCCTGCGTGGATCATGCCGGAGATGTCGGCATCCTTCTGGTCGGTGATCTTCCCTATTTCGGCCGGTTCGGGTTCCGGCCGGCCCGGGAGGCGCGCCTGAACGGGCCCGTCGATCAGCGGCGTGTGCTGTGGCGGGGCGAGGGCGAGGCGACGGGAACCGTGTTGCCGGCCTGA